The Dermacentor silvarum isolate Dsil-2018 chromosome 7, BIME_Dsil_1.4, whole genome shotgun sequence genomic sequence AAAGAACGCCACCTGCTGGTGACAGAAGGCCTCAGCACTGCACTTACGATTATTGGGACTGTTTACGAAAGCGTGACGTCATTAGCACGAAGGTTTTAAGATTCGAGGCTTGGcctgtagctttctttttttctttttcgtacaGCTTCGAAGAAAACATGCCGACAGAGAATTACAGTGGCCTCGGAACTGTGCTTACCATTCGCGTGACTGTGTCTAGGAGCATGACCTCACTAGTATGTACGTTTTATGACAGGCGACTCAACTTGTTTCTTTGTTTCCACTGCCTGACACTGCCCTAACTATATTGGAGCAGCTCAGCAGTCATGGTAGCCTTCATTCGTACATTTTTAGCTAACCGATGATGCCTAGGACAAGCCTCTCAGAGAATGGTCTCCAGGTAGAGTGACTTACTTATGCGTGACATTACGCATAACCACAGCCACGTCTTGTGGCCAATAGGGTCGTCATAAAGTTGTGCCGGAAATGAGAATCGACCATTGATTTTGCTATTCGGCTGTGCTTTCCCGCTACCTTTCCACTGGTGTTTAAAATTTCTTTAATTGTGCGTCTCATAAGTACGATTCTTTTGATATATTTTCGACTTTTACGATGCATTCGCGTGGCGAAACAGTTGATGTCGCAAGAGAAATGGTGGCCTTCCGCACTGAGGTGGCGCTGGCTGTGTGTGTAAAGTGCTCATCAACAATGCCGGCGACAAGGTTTGGCGTCATTGTTCCAGGAAATAGAGAGCGTGTGTCTTCTTGTGGTGCGCGTGACGTTGTGGCTTCGTGTCTATCTGTGTCTGTGCAAATCTGTTGCGTGCATGTCTAAAATTCGTCATTCGTCGGGCGCCCCGGACCTCTTGACCGTCCAACACCGGCTAAGGTGATTACTAGATTCGCGTTTTTTCTGGGGTAGCTCACAGCCGTAATTTTACTTCTGACCGTTGGAAGCTTATTCCTTGGCCAAAAATTGTTTCCTAACCCACAGGAAAACAGATCGCTACCAGTGTGGCATAGTTAAAGCTCTTAAACTCTAAAAATCTTACGTATTCTTTCGATCCGTCCATTTCCATATGAAATCCCTCCGTGATTTCTAAAGCTCTTAAAGACATCCGATCATCTGCCATCCATAACCGCATTTTTTTCAAACGCCTTAATACAAGCGGAACCATCTCGACGCTGCTAAGCACGTGACGACATCCGACACGCTGCGCCACTCCCCCTCTCCTCAATTACAGCACGTGTTCATTCAAGGTTTTATTCAAGCCATTGCCTTTCAAGCACAACTTTACTACTGCTGTTTCACTGTGCTGAATCATCAAGGCGCTCGGCCAGGTCTATTAGCGTCAATCGAGAAGACGCTTGTCTTGGTGTAAGATGTTCATAGTGCACGCACATGCGGAAGAAGGAAAAATAGTCGAGGCTTCTGCCCCCTgcacttctctctttcttcttcctCACTGACTTGTCCTACGAGCATCTTTTATGGCATATGAAATGCCCGAATCGTCCCGACTGTTTCCTTGGCCTTATTTCTGCGAAGTACTCGCGGAGGCTACGAGAAATGAGTAGTTCCTTCAATAAAACGTAGCAAATTAGAAGAACGGAATAACGGAACTAGAAATGCGTGAATACGTGACAGAAAACGCGAAGAACACACTGCCAGTGCCGGAAATATTGCATACTTCCCGTCATGCGTCCCGCCTATTTGAGAACGCACTGCAAATTCAATAACCAAACCTTCAATCATGGTACAGAGCGCCATACCTTCGATGCACTAGTACACATCCACGTGAGTGCTCATTATCGCGCACGATGTTTGCAGACTTCTGCAATGACAGTAGCCGGACGCGCCAGGAGGCCGAGACTGCGCGGCGAATGTTGCAAGCGGTGATCGAAGTCGCAAGAACGACTGTGCCGGAACGTGGGTGCGTGTGGTAACCACAGGTGTGTCACTCGGAGAAGAGGTGAGAAAGAGCGCACTTGACGACGCGTGTGGGGCCGACGACAGATTTGGTACACACACCGATACACACGTTTTCTTCCTAAGGGGCTCTGGACAAGGCGTTACAAGCTCCGGACGTGTATCGCACtgcaaaagaaaaggaaatctGAGCCGAGAAGTATCGGCGGCAACTAACCGCACAGCGACAAGCTTAAAGAGGGGAAGAAGAAAGTAAAATGTACCTTTGGTTTCATTCACAGTGATATAAGAAATTACATAATGGGTATGTTCACATATATGTACATCATATAGCTATACGCAAGGTGCGACGACTGAATTTCACGGCGGACGCGGAGTGGAACGTGTATCGTCTTTAAGACGGTGTTGCAGTTGAAGCGACGGGACTTGCTGTCCAAGCTCCAAGCATGGTTTTACCGCATTGCGCTGCAACGCGCCGCGAGGCAGAACTTCAAGGTCGCAAACCATTCGAATAAAGTAAATGAAATTGTTCGACCCTCAGCTGAATGAAACCAACCACGGGAAATGAAATAAGCTGACTAGTCTGCTATGAGCTACACCTTCGGTCAAGTGCGGCCGATCACGGTAAAAGAAACAGTAATCAATGACAGCTGTAGCACTTCACAAAATCATCGCCATAGTCATGTGTCTCTATACGACGTTGTAGGTGAATTGTTTCTGTACGAAATGCGAGTGAACTGTGGCTTGGAGCATCGACAGATACAGTTTAGTTTGCGTTTAGTCGTGACAAAATCACTCCCGGAGGGCTCACCCCCTTAGCGCTCATCACTAACGAAAAAGGAACGACCACCTCACTTTCCGCTCTGAAGGACGCATAGCGTAGGAAGCGAAACCCGCTAACCATGGCATGCATTGAGGACTAGATGGCATGCCGCGAGTGATCCGATGGACGCACTCATTCCACTCTGCGATCGCTACAGAAGCCCACTGCCAGACGCACTAGACGGTTCTCTGGGTCCACAGCATGACTGTCACAACAGTGCCGAGTTTTGGAGTTCCGGCATTTCCAGAGTAAGGAAAAAAGAGGCTCAACACAGACGGGGATGTTAGGCATTTGCAGCGTAAGCAAATGGGGAGACAATGTGCGCCTCATTCTAAACACACATCAGCCTAGTACACCCTATCAGATGGCCCCACAACGTGGGCCTATGATTACACTCTCGCGAGACTTTGCACAGCGACGAGCCATCGTTTCTCGACTTTGCTATACGATATATACAAACAATGAAATCAGCGCGTACCGACGCGTGTTAAGATTCGGAAACGTGTTACCGATGCAACGTGTTCGGCCGGCTAATTGCCTTCGTAATAAAAACTTTTCATTTCTCCTTTGTTCTCGCCGGTATTGGGAAGTGTCCTCTTGCCAAGAACAATATCTTTGATCGTTAGAAAACACGAAGAGAAGCCTTCGTCTGAAAAAGAGCGCGAAGTGACGTGATCAAACAGTGAATGACCCCGGAAGGGCACAGTGACCTCACATGCTCCCGGTAAAACGGGCGAAACCGAGGCTTCCCTTCAATACTCCGTATACCCGCTAAACCCGAATGCGCTTGTCAATGATGTCTTTCATTTCGTGCGGTCATCTGTGGTTACGGACGAACGCTGCGGGTTCGCATCATCCTAAATAAAATAGTTTACAGCATTGGTCTCTAGGCAATGGAAGCGACCGCTGTCACACTTTTTAAAGCGTGGATGAATTTTATACATACTTTCATGAATTTATTTGTCCTTCATTCTCCGCAACTAACAATTCGTCATTAAAACTCAAAGAATTTAGCAGCGCTTTCACATTGAAGCCGCTATTTTCACTGCCTTCTCGAAACACATGAGCCGTGGAAACTGCCAGTGCCATCTGCACCAAACATTGGCCCTATAGCAAGCTTCTAGGCAAATTTCGAGGAGCATGTCTACATTAGATCTTGCCGACTTACTACGCACAAAAAGCAGTGAGTTTTCAGACCTAGAGCTGTAAGCTACCCTTTCTTTCCGAAAGTGAAGAAAACGTTCGTATAAAAGCCTTTCAAAGGACTGTAGGATTATTTTGGCACAACAAAGATACCGCAGTCAAGAAGTGCGTAAGACTTTCAAAATGGAAATAATGGCATTGCTCTAGAGTACGTCTGGCCATTTCACATTTATTCAACCCGGCTGCTAGCCCTGTTTTACCGGGAGCACTCGAACTTACTGCAGACAGTTCCCAACCAAATCATCAACCTAGTGCTGGCGACCATTCTCAAGACGCATATGCGTCGTCATCGACCCACGCAACAGTCACTCTTTCCGCCCTATAAACTAGCAGAACGCTGTACAGGAAGGTGCCAGTAAGTGCATAGCGTTACACCGCACACGTAAGTGCACTCTCACGAAATCGCGGAAGCCACTTGCGCAAACATTCATCACTCGAGCTTTCTTGCGTTCTCGGCCCGGGATGTGTGTTCGACTCGTTCAAAGTTCTTCAACTCTATCTCTGCTATAGTAAACACCAAGCGTAACAATCGGCACCACTTCTGAGACAGTAAGGGTCGTCCGTAACTTCCACAGGGGTCGCGAAAGGCATAACCGAATCGCGAATGCAGAAAACCCTTACGAACTCGGCTCCGCTGGAGCTTCGGTACTGCTGAAGGTTTGCGACAGAGAAGGAGAAAGAAGGTCGCATTCTCCGAGGCGACAAGACCGTGGTCTTCGGGAGAGACTGAGAGCGCTAGCAGTCGGGGCAACACTTCAGGTGAAGTAGCCGCGGTTCATGGACCGCTGCTTGTTGTGCCACTTGCACGACAGGATGCGCATGTATGTCCGGCGGAAGTTCGCGTTGCACAGCGCGTAGCACAGCGGGTTCACCGTGCTGTTGATGTAGCACAGGTAGTAGACGAAGTTCCACAGGCCCGTCGGTATGCAGTCGTCGCACGACGAGACGGTCTTGATGAGCACCAGCACGTTGTAGGGCGTCCAGGTGACGATGAAGGCCAGCAGGATGGCGCTCAGCGTCTTGGCGGCTTTTTTCTCCTGCTTGCGCTCCTGTTGCTTGCGCTTCTTCTTGGGGGCCGCCCGCTGTTTCGCGACCACCTGGCGGTGTACAAGCTTGGTGTTGAGCGGGATCCGGATGGTCTCCAGGCCGGAGTCTCCGGTGCGCATGGCCGCTGCCGAGTCCTCGGACGACGTCCTGGCGAACGCCGCGGCCGCACCAGAGGGCGCCGTCCCGCCGCCGGCCTCGTGCTTCTCGGCGTCCTCTTCGAGGATCATCTTGATGGAAGCCTGCAAGTAGGCGGCAAGAGGAAGTGTTTCAGACACTTATTTGCTAATGGCGTGGGGCGCTAGAATGGAGACGCTTTACACCCGCTCTACGCGGACGCGTCACCTGTTGAGCGTTAGAGCTGAGCCATCAACACTTGGCATGCCCTGTGGGCGATTATTGGGAGAAGCGGACGATGAACCTTGGCTCCTGTAGGCTGACGAGAACCAACATTAGGCTTGCATTCTAGAGATTACTACAGTATTGAAACAAGAGTGTGACATCACAAAAAACAAAACTCTTATCGAAATTCTAAAGCAGATTTTTGCTAGCTTCAGCCTGTTTATGAAGCTGTGTCAATACATAAACACAATAACAGTAGGAAggagcgcactgatccaaacacccttcttgactgATGTGagctattggccaatagtagCCACGTATGGGAATTTTCTacattacgaaataaagcgtccagaaaataTTGAGGAGCAGGCTCCTGCTGAAAAGAGCGCTTGAGAGAATGGTGACCCCACGTTCCGCTTGCGACGTCCACGTGCCGCGCATGgttgcaaaatttggctgagatggtCACAGATGGtcgcgtatgctatccgcgggcTGCATTTTTTTCACAAAGCCCGAGGGTTGGTTCAGGACCCCTTACTTTTTTATTTACATTTGTGGTAAAAGACATGCACTGTGCATgttatgtttcatgacatttcttcgTGGGCTGCCATGTTCATAATTCTGAGAAATAATCTCGTCGAGAACATAATAGTACATTGCATGAGAAACTTTAGTGATTGAGTAGTGCAGAGCAATACAAACCAGACTTACAGCATGGATAAGCAGATAGCATACCTGTGCCTAAATATATGGGGAGcgccacggcgacgacgacgaccgcggaaattcgcttgtagtgtccatataattgttaccGCAATATTATCGCAATGTACGTATTCTCGCACCCCTGTTTTCAAGTAAGCATCCCATCTATTTCGTAAATGATCGCAATATTGATGACAGTACAATATACGGAAATATTACAGTGCGTTTTATTATACAGTGGCAGCTCGATAAATAGAACGACGGGATAAGGTCTTAAATTTTGTCGTCATTTTTATTGCGCTTTAGTTCCTATAATTATTCATTACGATGTAACCTACCTGACAGTTCTTTTGTCAACAATTGCGGCATCGTCAACTGCGGCATTGTCAACAAGCGACAACAACTCCACCGAATTATATCCACGCTCCAGGTAAAAAATGGCTGTCTGGATTGCGTATGGTGTTCTTTTTTACAGTACGCAACTGCGAATTTCTTGCTTACCAGTGATGACATCATAGTGAACCTTGATGAGCAGCTCAAGTAACTTTTGCGTGAATGCAGCACGCCGAGACGCCATTCAAGTATCAAGTACGAGACCGTATCCACTAAGCGCTATAGTCTACAGGCTTTCGCCTGTCCACCTACCTGTGACGTCTCGCCCTCCAGCGACGGCTGCGTCGGCAGTCGGATCAGTATGGTGTACACCGAATCAGACGAGTAGGAGCGGGACGCTGACGTAGCCGGTGCTGTTGCACCAGTCTTCTCATTGCGCCGGAGGCCGTTGCGGTCCGTCAAGGGAATGCtgacgctgccgccgccgccgccaccacctcCTATGCTAGAGATCGCGCTGGTAGTTCCCGTCCCGGTGCGTCCCGCCGGGTTCAGCTGGACCAGCTGGTCTGCCCGGAAGGTCATCGAGGCCGACTGCACCGGCGTCTCGATGGACGCCGGCGTCTGGGTGCCGGGAGAGCCTCCGTGGCTGGTGCTGTCGTCATCCTCCTTGTCATTGTCGATTCGACACCACGACAGGAGCACGTCGCGAAGTCGGCGCCTCTTGGGCGCCGCCGGGGGCAGGTACTTGGAAGTCTCGACGCACAGCGAAGTGGGCACGTACGTGGTTTCCACGTCCGGCGGGCAGGAGTCGCTGCGGCCGCGGCGGAAGTCCTCCGACTCGGCGGGGTCGTCGCTGGACGTCGACTTCCGGCTGCCGCCGGTCTCCTTCCGGCCCGCCTGGAGCTGGGTCAAGTCCCTCTGGCGTTTCTCGGTCTCGCGCCATATGCGCCAGTAGAGAATGCACATGACCGTCACCGGCACGTAGAAGGCGGCTAGGGCCGTCCCAAAGGTCACATATATGTTGGTCTCCAAGAACTGGATGTAGCAGCGGTCCAGCGGAACGCTGCGCTGACCCTCGATGTAGGGCCACGAGTAGATCCATGGCGGCCACAGCACCAAGGATATGACCCAGGCACTGGCGATCATGATGGCGGCCCTCTTTGTAGTCCTCCGGGCTCGGTAGGTCAGCGGCCTGGTGACCGAGAAGTACCGGTCGAAACTGATTATTAGCAGGTTGAGCACGGACGCGTTGCTGGTCAGGTAGTCGAATGCGAGCCACGTGTCGCATATAAAGGGACCGAGGGGCCAGTGGTCGTACAGTGTGTACATGGTGAACAAGGGCATCGAGATGACCCCGATGGAGAAGTCGGCGATGGCCAGACTGAGCAAAAAGTAGTTGCTAATGGTCTGTAGCTGCTTGTCCAGTTTGAACGAGATCATGACCATGAGGTTGCCGATGATGGTGACTGCGCTCAACAAAGCGGCCAGGAAGGCTATCAGAATCACCTCGGGAAGCGAGTAGGGTGCGGAGTGACCACTACTATCTGAAGCCACGCTGTCGTTTGTGGCATTTCCGTTTCCGTTAGTGGTGCTTCCGCCTGCGGAGCCGTCGTCGAGCACGCCGTTCAAACCGCCGCTGCCTCCGGCCTCGGTGGCGGCGAGCAGTACTGAGGCGTTGAGTGCGGCTTCCAAAAGACCCATGCTCAATGCCACCGCCCGTTCACTTCATCCCGCGGTAGTCTTCACCTGCACATATGATGTAAAAATTTTTTTCCTTAGTCAAAAGTGAGCAAATACTGATAAGTAGTAAAATAAAATCTTACTACTGATTAGAATCATAAAGCATTACAGACTTATATACATGTTCCCTTACACTTTTTGTATATCAATTGTTATTCAACACCCTGtggggaagcagcgggcgtgttGGCATCGCGAAGCCTGACCGCTGGAATGTCGGCGTTCTAGCAAAGgttacacgtgaaagctttcCCACCAGGCTTCAGAAGCTCGATGTCCTCACCGGACCATGCAGTACTCTTCACGTGTGCATGTTTTTCGCATGAAATACAATGATGAAACTGCTGTTTGCCCTAAAAATGCAGGGGGCACAGAATATGAACGTTCGTACTGGGCGCCATCTTGCGAAAATAATATCAATAAAGGAATTGTggtgttttaagtgccaaaaccagttctgattatgaggcacgccgtagtggagagctcaggcttaattttgaccacctgggcttctttaaggtgcactacaacgcaagcacacggacggttttgcatttcccctccatcgaaatgcggtcaccgcggccggaattcaatcccgggacctcgtgctcagcagctcaacgccttagCTATAACCGAGCCACCGCGGCTGCTTTTTACGGTAAGCTTTCAACAATAATTTCCAAATTATTTTTTACGCTAAACCTTAAATAATAATTTGGAAACTGCAACAACATAGTCGCAAGCATGTTATTATGTGTACACTGAAAGGAACATCATGCTCACTAATATCCCAATAACAAAGCAGATACAACTTGGAAAACTTTATCTCACGACCGAAAAATGAGTAATGAACAGGAAAAATCTCTGCGAAATTTCACCTTTTAAGCAGCGCTAACACAGCAATACGAATATCGAGGGCATCTGAGACTCTGAGAATATGTGCTAACGAAGCCGATTCCTTCTATCAAGTTTGTAATCGCATCAGTAAATTCAAAGGGTAATGCTTGCAATAAACATAGCAAGCGAGACTTGCTATTTACCACAGAGCAAAGCCACGGAATGTCGTAAACGGCAGGCGAAAGTTACGAAGTATCTTGTGAGCCCTAATGATCGTAGGTTGATAATGAGAGAGCTCGTGGTTCAAATGCGAAGCGCATTCTTTACCTCAATCCAGGCACTTTGTGGTAGGCAGGAAGGTAAGGATGCAGTCTTGCACCTTGGGCCTTTtcattaaacaaaaaaaaatgacccGATGTTGGGATCGCACCCCGACCTCATAGCCGAAAAGCCCGATGCTGTAACCGTCACGCCACGCTCGCACGCTTGCACTTATCGTGAAAACGCCAGCTAGCTCATTCAGACGACTGGCGCGTACGTCACGGCGCATAACACGTGCCTCAGCACGTGCGCAGGAGAGCACGGTTGCGCGCGTGCCAGTTTCCTTAAGGCTTCAATGCCATGAATAAAACGTGCGAACAATAGAAAATCTTATAATCTCTTTCGAGTGTGTAACCTCGCATACAGACAATTAAGTCACTTATAAAAGCAAGAGCGCACCAATTCTCCAATTCTGCACCTCGTTGCAGCTTTCGCTTTGAGGTAATGTGTTAGATTGCACCGCCGTAAGGATTGGCCTAGATTTCTGACTCCTTTCCTCGTACCACATAGCACTATACGTAAACGCTGTGTCACGTTGTGCCGCCTTCAGGATCACTCAAGGTAATAAAACACACTGAAATgtttcttcgccggagtacaaGAGCCGTCACATGTGGTTGTCGTCACCAGCTGCCGCCTTCGCACTTGTCACAGATATAAAATTGATCGCTTTACGCAAACTTgttggtccacctggtaacgCTTTAATGAAACCCTTAACAATGTTGGGTAGCGTGTTACCTGCAAAATATTTCGCGGaagatcgattcccacagtgcctGGGACCAGCATTTTTGGTAATGCGAGGCATTCTGTGATTCACCCCAGGCACTTTGTGCTAGCTGGATAGGTTTCCTGTCTC encodes the following:
- the LOC119458119 gene encoding muscarinic acetylcholine receptor M1 is translated as MGLLEAALNASVLLAATEAGGSGGLNGVLDDGSAGGSTTNGNGNATNDSVASDSSGHSAPYSLPEVILIAFLAALLSAVTIIGNLMVMISFKLDKQLQTISNYFLLSLAIADFSIGVISMPLFTMYTLYDHWPLGPFICDTWLAFDYLTSNASVLNLLIISFDRYFSVTRPLTYRARRTTKRAAIMIASAWVISLVLWPPWIYSWPYIEGQRSVPLDRCYIQFLETNIYVTFGTALAAFYVPVTVMCILYWRIWRETEKRQRDLTQLQAGRKETGGSRKSTSSDDPAESEDFRRGRSDSCPPDVETTYVPTSLCVETSKYLPPAAPKRRRLRDVLLSWCRIDNDKEDDDSTSHGGSPGTQTPASIETPVQSASMTFRADQLVQLNPAGRTGTGTTSAISSIGGGGGGGGSVSIPLTDRNGLRRNEKTGATAPATSASRSYSSDSVYTILIRLPTQPSLEGETSQASIKMILEEDAEKHEAGGGTAPSGAAAAFARTSSEDSAAAMRTGDSGLETIRIPLNTKLVHRQVVAKQRAAPKKKRKQQERKQEKKAAKTLSAILLAFIVTWTPYNVLVLIKTVSSCDDCIPTGLWNFVYYLCYINSTVNPLCYALCNANFRRTYMRILSCKWHNKQRSMNRGYFT